One segment of Dolichospermum sp. DET69 DNA contains the following:
- a CDS encoding SidA/IucD/PvdA family monooxygenase, whose protein sequence is MTTVPAKIDLAIIGAGPHALTLVAHLLQKRQTMKGKIVVFDPSGTWISSWKQQFAALEIPHLRSPAVHHPHPNPFALRKFSESRSEELFPPYDLPGTHLFEDFCEDVITSYQLQEQVIPLAVRSVKPSFDHFRPQFQLLLEDGQMVTARRVVLATGSGKIHIPDWVNQISSPYPEHKLCHSQTVDLRKLQLKSQRVLIVGGGLTSGHLAVGAIARGAKVNLMMRRQLSEKLFDAEPGWLGPKYLKGFFEGDWEQRWMMIQQARNGGSMTPAIATQLRKEHHRGNIRIDENCQIVKAEWLSHNWQVECSDGHIFECDYIWLATGTKFDVTTEPLLQDILTAYPIQIVKGLPVLDSYLRWPGCELFIMGGLAALQVSPTARNLSGARMACEKIVPAIVKPSVSFSHSITEVKAS, encoded by the coding sequence ATGACTACAGTTCCTGCAAAAATTGACTTAGCAATTATTGGTGCTGGTCCTCATGCTCTTACCTTAGTTGCCCATTTGCTGCAAAAACGGCAAACAATGAAGGGTAAAATTGTAGTGTTTGACCCCAGTGGTACATGGATAAGTAGCTGGAAACAGCAATTTGCGGCCTTGGAAATTCCTCATTTGCGTTCTCCTGCTGTTCATCATCCCCACCCCAACCCCTTCGCGTTAAGAAAATTTTCTGAATCTCGGTCTGAGGAACTATTTCCCCCCTATGATTTACCGGGAACGCACCTATTTGAAGATTTTTGTGAGGATGTGATTACATCCTATCAGTTGCAGGAGCAGGTTATTCCTTTGGCTGTACGCAGCGTTAAACCGTCATTTGATCATTTTCGTCCTCAATTCCAGCTATTGTTAGAAGATGGACAAATGGTAACTGCCCGGCGAGTTGTGTTGGCCACTGGTAGTGGTAAGATACATATCCCTGATTGGGTAAATCAGATTTCTTCACCCTATCCAGAACATAAACTTTGCCATTCTCAAACTGTAGATTTACGTAAATTACAGTTAAAGTCTCAAAGAGTCTTAATTGTCGGTGGTGGTTTGACAAGTGGACATTTGGCTGTAGGTGCGATCGCTCGTGGTGCAAAAGTTAATTTAATGATGCGAAGACAGTTATCAGAAAAGCTATTTGATGCTGAACCGGGTTGGTTGGGACCAAAATATCTGAAAGGATTTTTTGAAGGAGATTGGGAACAACGGTGGATGATGATCCAGCAAGCTAGAAACGGTGGTTCTATGACACCAGCAATCGCCACCCAATTACGCAAAGAACATCATCGTGGTAATATTAGAATTGATGAAAACTGTCAAATAGTTAAAGCTGAATGGTTAAGTCATAATTGGCAGGTAGAATGTAGCGATGGTCATATATTCGAGTGTGATTATATTTGGTTAGCCACAGGTACTAAATTCGATGTCACCACTGAACCATTATTGCAGGATATCTTAACCGCTTATCCCATCCAAATTGTTAAAGGTTTGCCAGTTTTAGACAGCTATCTGCGTTGGCCTGGTTGTGAATTATTTATCATGGGTGGTTTAGCAGCTTTGCAAGTTAGTCCGACAGCCAGAAATTTATCCGGTGCAAGAATGGCTTGTGAAAAAATTGTCCCAGCGATCGTTAAGCCCAGTGTATCTTTTTCTCATAGTATCACTGAAGTCAAAGCCAGCTAA
- the hemB gene encoding porphobilinogen synthase: protein MSSQPLNLPQRPRRLRRTETLRKMVRETTLSVDDLIYPMFVMEGEEEKVEIASMPGCYRYSLDLLLEEIAEVSRLGINAVALFPVIPEDQKDDTGTESYNPEGLIQETVKAIKKAVPEILIITDVALDPFTTHGHDGLVDENGKILNDQTLEVLVKMALSQAEAGTDFVAPSDMMDGRIGAIRTALDAEGYINVGILAYSAKYASAYYGPFRDALDSAPKFGDKKTYQMDSANAKEALKEIELDIAEGADIIMVKPALAYLDIICQVKAATNLPVAAYNVSGEYAMIKAAAQYGWIDEKKVILETLTSMKRAGADLILTYFAKEVALMLM from the coding sequence ATGTCGTCTCAACCTTTAAATCTCCCTCAACGTCCCCGTCGTCTCCGTCGGACTGAAACTTTACGGAAAATGGTACGGGAAACTACTTTAAGTGTGGATGATCTGATTTATCCCATGTTTGTGATGGAGGGGGAAGAAGAAAAAGTAGAAATTGCTTCTATGCCAGGATGTTATCGCTATTCTCTAGATTTACTCCTGGAAGAAATTGCGGAAGTGTCACGGTTGGGTATTAATGCTGTTGCGCTTTTCCCGGTTATCCCCGAAGATCAAAAAGACGACACAGGTACAGAAAGCTACAACCCAGAGGGATTAATCCAGGAAACTGTTAAAGCTATTAAAAAAGCAGTCCCGGAAATCTTGATTATTACTGATGTAGCTCTTGACCCTTTTACTACTCATGGTCATGATGGTTTGGTTGATGAAAATGGCAAAATTCTCAATGATCAAACTTTAGAAGTGTTAGTCAAAATGGCACTTTCCCAAGCGGAAGCGGGAACTGATTTTGTTGCCCCTTCTGATATGATGGATGGTAGAATTGGGGCAATTCGCACGGCTTTAGATGCTGAAGGTTATATCAATGTAGGGATTTTGGCATACTCCGCAAAATATGCCTCTGCCTATTATGGACCATTCCGGGATGCTTTGGATTCTGCTCCCAAATTTGGCGATAAAAAAACCTATCAAATGGACTCAGCTAACGCGAAAGAAGCTTTAAAGGAAATTGAATTGGATATTGCTGAAGGTGCAGACATCATTATGGTCAAACCCGCATTAGCCTATCTAGATATAATCTGTCAGGTAAAAGCAGCCACAAATTTACCAGTCGCAGCTTATAACGTGAGTGGTGAATACGCCATGATTAAAGCTGCTGCTCAATATGGTTGGATTGATGAGAAAAAGGTGATTTTAGAGACTTTAACCAGTATGAAACGGGCTGGTGCTGATTTGATTTTAACTTACTTTGCCAAGGAAGTGGCTTTGATGTTGATGTAA
- a CDS encoding glycoside hydrolase, translating to MSHPLHVAFIWHQHQPLYKSPENGSSLVTSQQYRLPWVRLHGTKDYLDLVLLLEKYPKLHQTVNLVPSLILQLEDYVAGTAFDPYLTASLTPVEQLSREQKEFIIQHFFDANHHTLIDPHPRYAQLYYQRQEQGQSWCLANWQLSDYGDLLAWHNLAWIDPLFWNDPEIAAWLEQGRNFSLGDRQRIYSKQRQILSQIIPQHRKMQKSGQLEVTTTPYTHPILPLLADTNAGRVAVPQMTLPNQRFQWVEDIPRHLQKSWDLYIDRFEQDPRGLWPSEQSVSPEILPYIIKQGFQWICSDEAVLGWSLKHFFHRDTAGNVQEPKLLYRPYRLQTPAGDVSIVFRDHRLSDLIGFTYSAMPAKKAAADLVGHLQAIAKQQKESDDDQPWLVTIALDGENCWEFYPQDGKEFLETLYGSLSNEPHIKLVTVSEFIDEFPPTATIKSEQLHSGSWVDGNFTTWIGDPVKNRAWDYLTAARQVLANHPEATEENNPAAWEALYAAEGSDWFWWFGEGHSSNQDAIFDQLFREHLYGIYTALNEPIPPYLHSPLEIHEARSDHRPEGFIHPIIDGKGDEQDWDKAGRIEVGGARGTMHNSSVIQKLWYGVDHLNFYVRVDFKTGAVPGQDLPPDLHLFWYYPDRTMVNSSIPLAEVPDSAPLNYLFHHHLEVNLLSQSVQFRAAGDDHLWYPRATRAQVALGSCLEIAVPWADLQVPPDYPLRLILVSSDDGCFSGYVPENGLIPIDVP from the coding sequence ATGTCTCATCCTCTGCACGTTGCATTTATCTGGCATCAACACCAACCTTTGTACAAGTCTCCTGAGAATGGTAGTTCACTGGTAACAAGTCAGCAGTATCGCTTGCCTTGGGTACGTTTACATGGAACTAAGGATTATTTAGATTTAGTATTATTGTTAGAGAAGTATCCTAAATTGCACCAAACGGTAAATTTAGTACCTTCGTTAATTTTGCAACTGGAAGATTATGTTGCGGGTACGGCTTTTGACCCTTATTTAACTGCTAGTTTAACTCCTGTAGAACAGTTAAGCCGTGAACAGAAAGAGTTTATTATTCAACATTTCTTTGATGCTAACCATCATACCTTAATTGATCCTCATCCTCGTTATGCTCAGTTATATTACCAAAGACAGGAGCAAGGACAAAGTTGGTGTTTAGCAAATTGGCAATTATCAGATTATGGTGATTTACTAGCCTGGCATAATTTAGCTTGGATTGATCCTTTGTTCTGGAATGACCCGGAAATTGCAGCATGGTTAGAACAAGGACGTAATTTTAGTTTAGGCGATCGCCAGCGCATTTATTCCAAACAGCGGCAAATCCTCAGTCAGATTATTCCCCAACATCGGAAAATGCAGAAAAGTGGACAATTGGAAGTTACCACTACTCCCTACACTCACCCAATTTTACCTCTATTAGCTGATACTAACGCCGGACGGGTTGCAGTACCACAGATGACATTACCCAACCAGCGGTTTCAGTGGGTAGAAGATATCCCCCGACATTTACAAAAATCTTGGGATTTATATATAGATAGATTTGAACAAGATCCTAGAGGTTTATGGCCTTCAGAACAGTCCGTTAGTCCAGAAATTTTACCGTATATTATTAAACAAGGTTTTCAATGGATTTGCTCAGATGAAGCGGTTTTAGGTTGGTCATTAAAACACTTTTTTCATCGTGACACTGCGGGAAATGTCCAAGAACCAAAATTGCTTTATCGTCCCTACCGTCTGCAAACTCCAGCCGGTGATGTATCTATAGTTTTCCGTGATCACAGATTATCAGATTTAATTGGTTTTACATACAGTGCAATGCCGGCAAAAAAGGCAGCAGCGGATTTAGTCGGACATTTGCAAGCGATCGCTAAACAACAAAAAGAAAGTGACGATGATCAACCTTGGTTAGTGACAATTGCCCTTGACGGAGAAAATTGTTGGGAATTTTATCCCCAAGATGGGAAAGAGTTCCTGGAAACATTGTATGGAAGTTTGAGTAATGAACCCCATATCAAACTTGTCACCGTTTCCGAATTTATTGACGAATTCCCCCCCACAGCCACTATCAAGAGTGAACAACTCCATAGCGGTTCTTGGGTAGATGGTAATTTTACCACATGGATAGGAGATCCAGTCAAAAACCGCGCTTGGGATTATCTCACCGCAGCTAGACAAGTCTTAGCAAATCATCCCGAAGCCACAGAAGAAAACAATCCCGCAGCTTGGGAAGCCCTATATGCGGCTGAAGGTTCAGACTGGTTTTGGTGGTTTGGAGAGGGACATTCTTCTAACCAAGATGCCATTTTTGACCAATTATTTCGGGAACATCTTTATGGCATTTACACAGCCTTAAATGAACCCATACCCCCATATCTGCACAGTCCCCTAGAAATCCATGAAGCCCGTTCCGACCATAGACCAGAAGGCTTTATTCATCCGATTATAGATGGTAAAGGTGATGAACAGGATTGGGACAAAGCCGGACGGATAGAAGTTGGTGGCGCAAGGGGAACGATGCACAACAGCAGCGTCATTCAAAAGCTATGGTATGGGGTAGACCATTTGAATTTTTATGTGCGAGTAGATTTTAAAACTGGCGCTGTTCCTGGTCAGGATTTACCACCAGATTTACACCTATTTTGGTATTATCCAGATAGAACAATGGTGAATAGTTCCATACCTCTGGCAGAAGTACCGGACAGCGCACCTTTAAATTATCTATTTCACCATCATTTAGAAGTGAATTTACTCAGTCAATCTGTGCAGTTTCGAGCAGCAGGAGACGATCATTTATGGTATCCTCGTGCTACTCGCGCCCAAGTTGCGTTAGGTTCTTGTTTAGAAATAGCAGTACCCTGGGCTGATTTGCAAGTCCCTCCAGATTATCCTCTGCGGTTGATTTTGGTTTCTTCTGATGATGGTTGTTTTTCTGGTTATGTGCCGGAAAATGGTTTGATTCCGATTGATGTTCCTTAG
- a CDS encoding NifU family protein, translating into MELTIANVETVLDEMRPYLISDGGNVEIVELDGPIVRVRLQGACGSCPSSTMTLKMGIERRLKEMIPEIAEVEQVI; encoded by the coding sequence ATGGAACTAACGATAGCGAATGTAGAAACGGTATTAGATGAAATGCGTCCTTATCTCATCTCTGATGGTGGTAACGTAGAAATTGTAGAATTGGATGGACCTATTGTGAGAGTGCGGCTACAGGGTGCTTGTGGTTCTTGTCCTAGTTCAACCATGACTCTGAAAATGGGTATTGAACGCCGTCTCAAGGAAATGATTCCCGAAATTGCTGAAGTCGAACAAGTTATTTAA
- a CDS encoding DUF3386 domain-containing protein, producing MAIQSTAETLFQTAHESRYTWDENFPGYAADVQLLQEGEVYTGKIQIDRNLNVEITGVANPQIEAGIDIQLQEIVTRCQRSNFQTAYGQHEFSLGETAETDAVTVFVKSETTDSCYNIHNQKIYQEIRVIGRMALEINSGEFLDTDSGYLPSAYHVVFRNSQTSDVNSILKFTDTYQKFGDYYILTKQVVAEYENGKIETPQSITEFVYSNIQLLTTD from the coding sequence ATGGCAATTCAGTCAACGGCAGAAACTTTATTCCAAACTGCTCATGAAAGTCGTTATACTTGGGATGAAAACTTTCCTGGTTATGCTGCCGATGTGCAACTGCTACAGGAAGGCGAAGTTTATACTGGTAAAATTCAGATTGACCGTAACTTGAATGTAGAAATTACAGGAGTTGCAAATCCACAAATAGAAGCAGGAATTGATATTCAGTTACAGGAAATAGTTACCCGCTGTCAAAGAAGCAATTTTCAAACTGCTTACGGTCAACATGAGTTTAGTTTAGGTGAGACAGCAGAAACAGACGCAGTAACGGTTTTTGTCAAAAGTGAAACTACTGATTCTTGTTATAATATCCATAACCAAAAAATTTATCAGGAAATTCGGGTGATAGGTCGGATGGCTTTAGAGATTAATTCTGGGGAATTCCTAGATACAGACTCTGGTTATCTGCCTTCTGCATATCATGTAGTTTTTCGGAATTCGCAAACAAGTGATGTTAATAGCATCCTCAAGTTTACGGATACATATCAAAAGTTTGGTGATTATTACATTTTAACCAAGCAGGTAGTCGCAGAATATGAAAATGGAAAGATTGAAACTCCTCAATCAATTACTGAGTTTGTTTATTCCAATATTCAGCTACTGACAACTGACTAA
- a CDS encoding tetratricopeptide repeat protein, whose product MKRQIAMISCLLLLPYPVSATETQTKITKLLTQTSQRCKLQPADPENGIYSDPQLQTIAKQITVRVRDKERGASGTIFARKDNSYLVVTNSHVVRRINNINIITADGQKYAGKILPNTNFDKFDLAIVEFTSNQKYCLPSEIADRIASFDINLETQVMAAGYAVSEDKLVLTTGKIQQIISQPSLKDGYEIGYTSDIQPGMSGGAIISNTGNLIGINGISSYPLSNSAYVYTNGNRPTNTEIQQLRKLSWGIPIKTVLAQVKPEILTAYNLPIPDIKQQIAEVPLTGWLGELEAKARQITVRIDSSSGANGSGVIIAKQGDIYTVLTAAHVVCKPPDKVGPCEPNTYKILTVDGEPYPVEPSTIKLEEGVDLAVVKFTSRENYQVATLANYPIQDYEYMFTAGYPRLGEKSPWRFTLGQIYSKEQGLFQTTQSDFNNNSSGTAQSAASLTGGYELVYSSITFGGMSGGPVLDSQGRVIGIHGRTEGEAAIDNNSSSKETIQLGNSLGIPVSTFLALATRLNTQAQKVETTPPPELNQQEVKSIQTAILSVDVSQGNTTASQWLERGNQLWRLRRYPEAIQAFDAAIKQKPKFIHLAYYGKGLALAMSGEYPEAITALQQAVQSQPDFVPAWNNLSLVYRESNQLDKALAAINQAIQLQPNNPNLYNQKRGVLSDLKRYKEAAAAINKAIELSPRAAFYTNRGIVRDDLGDKQGAIDDYTLAIKFNPNLAQAYNNRGIVRNELGDKQGAIDDYTQAIKINPNYASAYNNRGNVRKDLGDKPGAIDDYNQAIKINPNDAEAYYNRGIVRNELGDKQGAIDDYNQAIKINPNYASAYNNRGIVRNELGDKPGAIDDYNQAIKINPNDAEAYYNRGIVRNELGDKQGAIDDYNQAIKINPNDAEAYYNRGNARYKLGDKQGAIDDYNQAIKINPNDAEAYYNRGIVRNELGDKPGEIDDYNQAIKINPNDAEAYYNRGIVRNELGDKQGAIDDFNLALKINPNNADAYISRGIIYHKQGNYTAAISDYNQAVAKNANSLAAVNNIGLIKYEQGDKETAIKQWQQAMKINNQFSEPMLALAVALYGKGEEQQAYQLAETALKLDKNFADVNFLKKNLWGDKIIADTQKLLSTPKMKTLLSQLR is encoded by the coding sequence ATGAAACGTCAAATCGCCATGATCTCCTGCTTACTGCTGCTACCTTATCCAGTGTCAGCAACAGAAACCCAAACCAAGATAACAAAACTACTTACACAGACATCGCAAAGGTGCAAATTACAACCAGCAGACCCAGAAAACGGTATTTATTCAGACCCACAATTACAAACCATTGCTAAACAAATTACAGTTAGAGTCAGAGACAAAGAAAGAGGCGCTTCCGGGACAATTTTCGCTAGAAAAGATAATTCTTATTTAGTAGTTACTAATTCCCACGTTGTCAGAAGAATTAATAATATCAATATTATCACAGCCGATGGTCAAAAATATGCAGGTAAAATTTTACCTAATACTAATTTTGATAAATTCGATTTAGCTATAGTAGAATTTACATCTAATCAAAAATATTGTTTACCATCAGAAATTGCTGACAGAATCGCCTCTTTTGATATTAACTTAGAAACACAAGTTATGGCCGCAGGCTATGCTGTATCTGAGGATAAATTAGTATTAACAACAGGAAAAATACAACAAATAATTTCTCAACCCAGTTTAAAAGATGGTTATGAAATTGGCTATACTAGCGATATTCAACCGGGAATGAGTGGCGGTGCAATTATTAGTAATACAGGAAATTTAATAGGAATTAATGGGATTAGTTCCTATCCTTTGTCTAATTCTGCTTATGTTTATACCAACGGAAACCGCCCCACAAATACAGAAATTCAACAACTGCGAAAACTGAGTTGGGGAATACCCATTAAAACCGTTTTAGCTCAGGTCAAACCAGAAATTCTCACCGCTTATAATTTACCTATACCAGATATTAAACAGCAAATAGCAGAAGTACCATTAACAGGGTGGTTAGGAGAATTAGAAGCAAAAGCTAGACAAATTACCGTCAGAATTGATAGTAGTAGCGGTGCTAATGGTTCAGGGGTAATTATTGCGAAGCAAGGAGATATTTACACCGTTTTAACTGCTGCTCATGTAGTTTGTAAACCACCAGATAAAGTAGGACCATGTGAGCCAAATACCTATAAAATCCTCACAGTAGATGGTGAACCATATCCTGTAGAACCAAGCACCATTAAATTAGAAGAAGGGGTAGATTTAGCAGTAGTTAAATTCACCAGTCGGGAAAATTATCAAGTTGCGACCCTAGCAAATTATCCCATACAAGATTATGAATATATGTTCACGGCGGGTTATCCCAGGTTAGGAGAAAAATCACCTTGGCGGTTCACATTGGGACAGATTTATAGTAAGGAACAAGGATTATTTCAAACTACCCAATCAGATTTTAACAATAACAGTTCTGGTACAGCCCAAAGTGCAGCTTCCTTAACAGGAGGATATGAATTAGTTTATAGTAGTATCACCTTTGGCGGTATGAGTGGGGGACCTGTTTTAGATTCCCAAGGGCGGGTAATTGGTATTCATGGCAGAACAGAGGGAGAAGCTGCTATTGATAATAATAGTAGTAGTAAAGAAACTATCCAATTAGGTAATAGTTTGGGTATTCCGGTGAGTACATTTTTGGCATTAGCTACCCGACTGAATACCCAAGCACAAAAGGTAGAAACCACCCCACCACCAGAACTAAATCAACAAGAAGTTAAGTCTATTCAAACAGCGATTTTATCAGTAGATGTTTCCCAAGGCAATACTACCGCCAGTCAATGGTTAGAAAGAGGAAATCAACTGTGGCGGTTACGTCGTTATCCAGAAGCAATACAGGCTTTTGACGCAGCAATTAAGCAAAAACCAAAGTTTATTCACCTGGCTTATTATGGCAAGGGTTTGGCGTTAGCTATGAGTGGAGAATATCCAGAGGCTATAACTGCATTACAGCAAGCGGTGCAATCTCAACCTGATTTTGTGCCTGCTTGGAATAATTTAAGTTTAGTTTATCGAGAATCAAACCAACTGGATAAAGCCTTAGCAGCCATAAATCAAGCCATTCAACTCCAGCCCAATAATCCTAATTTGTATAATCAGAAGCGTGGAGTTTTAAGTGATTTAAAAAGATATAAAGAAGCAGCAGCAGCGATAAATAAAGCCATTGAACTCAGTCCCCGTGCAGCATTTTACACCAACCGGGGAATTGTCCGTGATGATTTAGGGGATAAGCAAGGAGCAATAGATGATTACACCCTAGCTATCAAGTTTAATCCTAACTTAGCCCAAGCCTACAACAACCGGGGAATTGTCCGTAATGAATTAGGAGATAAGCAAGGTGCAATAGATGATTACACCCAAGCTATCAAGATTAATCCTAACTATGCAAGTGCCTACAACAACCGGGGAAATGTCCGTAAGGATTTAGGAGATAAGCCAGGAGCAATAGATGATTACAACCAAGCTATCAAGATTAATCCTAACGATGCCGAAGCCTACTACAACCGGGGAATTGTCCGTAATGAATTAGGAGATAAGCAAGGTGCAATAGATGATTACAACCAAGCTATCAAGATTAATCCTAACTATGCAAGTGCCTACAACAACCGGGGAATTGTCCGTAATGAATTAGGAGATAAGCCAGGAGCAATAGATGATTACAACCAAGCTATCAAGATTAATCCTAACGATGCCGAAGCCTACTACAACCGGGGAATTGTCCGTAATGAATTAGGAGATAAGCAAGGTGCAATAGATGATTACAACCAAGCTATCAAGATTAATCCTAACGATGCCGAAGCCTACTACAACCGGGGAAATGCCCGTTATAAATTAGGAGATAAGCAAGGAGCAATAGATGATTACAACCAAGCTATCAAGATTAATCCTAACGATGCCGAAGCCTACTACAACCGGGGAATTGTCCGTAATGAATTAGGAGATAAGCCAGGAGAAATAGATGATTACAACCAAGCTATCAAGATTAATCCTAACGATGCCGAAGCCTACTACAACCGGGGAATTGTCCGTAATGAATTAGGAGATAAGCAAGGAGCAATAGATGATTTCAACCTAGCTCTCAAGATTAATCCTAACAATGCCGATGCCTACATCAGCCGGGGAATTATTTATCATAAGCAAGGAAACTACACAGCCGCAATATCTGATTATAATCAAGCAGTTGCCAAAAATGCTAACAGTTTAGCCGCTGTCAATAATATAGGCCTTATAAAATATGAACAAGGGGACAAAGAAACAGCGATTAAACAATGGCAACAAGCTATGAAAATTAACAATCAATTTTCTGAACCTATGTTAGCTTTAGCTGTTGCTTTGTATGGAAAAGGAGAAGAACAACAGGCTTATCAATTAGCAGAAACGGCATTAAAATTAGACAAAAACTTTGCTGATGTCAACTTTCTAAAAAAGAATCTTTGGGGTGATAAAATAATTGCTGATACTCAGAAATTGCTATCTACTCCTAAAATGAAAACCTTGTTATCCCAGTTGCGTTAA
- a CDS encoding COP23 domain-containing protein: protein MQLPALTSVLAFTALTVTLSVNPGLSQEIPKQEVSFACRSISYKSNTERVPTTMAFVPDKKPEPYVPIIAWKSDSFPSSEWTPKKRCEQVSKKFQQFHQQGRLDYLTTGKLNGLGVICAAKPGECNKNNILFSVRPGVNPTTVLAELNDIKEGRTSDLTWQNSGENTYLNLGEYLKKISK from the coding sequence ATGCAACTACCAGCATTAACTAGTGTCTTAGCATTCACCGCATTGACAGTTACCCTTAGTGTTAACCCTGGTTTGAGTCAAGAGATTCCCAAGCAAGAAGTTAGTTTTGCTTGTCGTTCAATTTCTTACAAAAGTAATACGGAAAGAGTTCCCACTACCATGGCCTTCGTTCCCGACAAAAAACCTGAGCCTTATGTACCCATTATTGCTTGGAAATCTGACTCCTTTCCCAGTAGCGAATGGACTCCTAAAAAACGCTGTGAACAAGTAAGTAAAAAATTCCAGCAATTTCACCAACAAGGCCGATTAGATTATTTAACTACCGGTAAGTTGAATGGTTTGGGAGTTATCTGTGCGGCTAAACCTGGTGAATGCAATAAAAACAATATTTTATTTAGTGTCAGGCCAGGTGTAAATCCCACTACAGTTTTAGCCGAACTTAATGACATCAAAGAAGGTAGAACTTCAGACCTAACTTGGCAAAATTCAGGTGAAAATACTTACTTGAATCTGGGTGAATATCTCAAAAAAATCTCTAAATAA
- a CDS encoding ISH3 family transposase, with product MTVSSLTKATRGESTEELVLTDSETLDEVIQCLVENFSIETQGACDQQTLFEILVKAASTGDSIENTAKLLKNIPTANDIRYHLNKINNFEELEAQINQALKSRIPLGLKKGCLKIAIDLNLICYYGQPTSSELPYIYRSEAKSGTNSFYAYATLYVISNNKRVTLAIRGVRQLDTSVALITYLLAELESLKINVKKLYLDRGFFNTPVIRWLQALDIPFLMPAIKTGKKGGIKQFLKGKKSYKTTYTITRDKDDFVTFDLWIVCKYRKGKHKKHGVQYFVYVAYKVKTNLNYIYQDYRKRFGIETSYRLKNICRIKTNNKNPVLRLLFIGISFLLINIWVNLLWLKISRKRKGSRLIYRTLFTLKQMLAFLSQALQKKYQVVESIYIPSG from the coding sequence TTGACTGTTTCATCTCTAACAAAAGCCACGCGGGGCGAGTCTACAGAAGAACTCGTTTTAACCGACTCAGAAACTCTTGATGAGGTTATTCAGTGTTTAGTAGAAAATTTTTCGATTGAAACGCAAGGAGCCTGTGACCAACAAACTTTATTCGAGATTCTGGTTAAAGCAGCCAGCACTGGAGACAGTATTGAAAACACAGCTAAATTGTTAAAAAATATTCCGACAGCTAATGATATTAGATATCATCTCAATAAAATTAACAATTTTGAGGAATTAGAAGCGCAAATAAATCAAGCATTAAAAAGTCGAATTCCTTTAGGATTAAAAAAAGGGTGTTTGAAAATAGCGATTGATTTAAATTTAATTTGTTATTATGGTCAACCAACATCGTCAGAATTACCCTACATATATCGAAGTGAAGCTAAATCTGGTACTAATTCATTTTATGCCTATGCCACTTTATATGTTATTAGTAATAATAAGCGTGTAACTCTAGCAATAAGAGGTGTTCGCCAATTAGATACTAGTGTGGCTTTAATTACTTATTTATTAGCAGAACTTGAATCCCTAAAAATAAATGTAAAAAAACTCTATTTGGATAGGGGATTTTTTAATACTCCTGTAATTAGATGGTTACAGGCATTAGATATTCCCTTTCTTATGCCTGCTATCAAGACTGGAAAAAAAGGAGGAATCAAACAATTCCTCAAGGGTAAAAAAAGTTATAAAACTACCTATACTATTACAAGAGACAAAGATGATTTTGTCACATTTGATTTATGGATCGTCTGTAAATATAGAAAGGGAAAGCATAAAAAGCATGGGGTTCAATACTTTGTTTATGTTGCTTATAAGGTCAAAACAAATTTAAATTATATCTATCAAGATTATCGAAAAAGATTTGGCATTGAAACCAGTTATCGTCTGAAAAATATTTGTCGAATTAAGACGAATAACAAAAATCCAGTCTTGAGATTACTATTCATTGGAATATCCTTTCTTCTAATTAACATCTGGGTGAATCTACTATGGCTCAAAATCAGTCGTAAAAGGAAAGGTAGTAGATTAATTTATCGCACACTTTTTACACTCAAACAGATGTTAGCCTTTTTATCTCAAGCCCTACAGAAGAAATATCAAGTCGTTGAAAGCATTTATATTCCATCCGGTTAG